Proteins from one Macrobrachium rosenbergii isolate ZJJX-2024 chromosome 14, ASM4041242v1, whole genome shotgun sequence genomic window:
- the LOC136845929 gene encoding uncharacterized protein codes for MRWALIVAAVLAMQAAFCSGTASHAAGSHYHMREAHRHGRQEGASHRHHVPKRSANDVNERQDPKKPPQTLKNPRLLEDSKLVHDTSHIAEELPGYISPEKIKDMSPRELDYHYFKIHDFDDNRKLDGLELLKAIGHVHGHEDDDDDDEEKEEEKYKLLSEEEKGALKNLQRQKQEEEWKFYTELVDEVLNEYDKNGDGYLNYGEYIMGRNRDKSEREY; via the exons ATGAGGTGGGCTCTCATAGTGGCAGCTGTCCTTGCAATGCAAGCAGCCTTCTGTTCGGGCACAGCATCTCACGCTGCCGGGTCACATTACCACATGAGGGAGGCCCACCGCCACGGGAGACAAGAAGGGGCATCCCACCGTCATCACGTGCCCAAGAGGAGTGCCAATGACGTCAACGAGCGCCAGGATCCGAAGAAGCCTCCACAAACACTGAAGAACCCGAGGCTTTTAGAGGATTCCAAACTTGTCCACGATACTTC GCACATCGCGGAGGAACTTCCAGGCTACATATCGCCGGAGAAAATCAAAGACATGTCCCCGAGGGAACTGGATTATCACTACTTCAA GATACACGACTTCGATGACAACAGAAAACTGGACGGCCTGGAACTGCTAAAAGCTATCGGACACGTCCACGgtcatgaagatgatgatgacgatgatgaagagaaggaagaggagaaatacaaattacttagtGAGGAGGAAAAAGGGGCTCTGAAGAACCTCCAGAGACAGaaacaggaagaagaatggaaattTTACACAG aacTAGTCGATGAGGTCTTGAACGAATATGACAAGAACGGAGATGGCTACCTAAACTACGGCGAATACATAATGGGGAGGAACCGCGACAAATCTGAACGGGAGTACTAA